From a region of the Besnoitia besnoiti strain Bb-Ger1 chromosome I, whole genome shotgun sequence genome:
- a CDS encoding protein translocation complex, SEC61 gamma subunit (encoded by transcript BESB_010780), which yields MVNLNKVPAFLTDANHPIGSVVLGLREFFFDSVRLVRRCTKPDAREFRKIAYACAIGFLLMGFIGYFIKLIFIPINNILVGPPA from the coding sequence ATGGTTAACCTCAACAAGGTACCTGCGTTCCTGACAGATGCGAACCACCCGATTGGCTCAGTGGTTCTCGGGTTGCGCGAGTTTTTCTTCGACTCGGTCCGTCTGGTGCGTCGCTGCACGAAGCCGGATGCCCGCGAGTTCCGCAAGATTGCGTACGCCTGCGCGATCGGCTTCCTTCTCATGGGTTTCATCGGCTACTTCATCAAGCTCATCTTCATCCCCATCAATAACATCCTCGTTGGACCCCCGGCATAA
- a CDS encoding hypothetical protein (encoded by transcript BESB_010790), which produces MARTRPSAALRRPSAPEGPTELRVPRSRASTGCPGRSSFAAAATLNAQNCFCMPTHKAPASPSVASFSERRLTSKTCPLLTGCDSDAECPFGGSRGRYSKTSSGFRLSFHSVILASLFAPLIFLCVPRNSSAAQAPQVKFDQPAPARRLPQARASRQVRPSSLFPPLKASRAEPQANLPLAFSWDGDSEVRLHEFESEGAWRPAVRARDAETGDGFSVHSHHRSLRSLYSLPSFALSAPAFAQLGARLSESREDEDDAQEEDKGAQSSSEGEETEKGEEEAQEGEASQKAEDKPAGKSEAEAAQPASPPSVLTPAESAAPAASATKPAGGEADKHETAPEPAPAAAAADTKASASASEASAQDLSSAASPLAAAGEAPEKPVHVVASLAPEAAQEAPAPKEEGETHAEAREQGDAAAAAAAPPIHTSTTTTTTGTPSAFNVEEPLLAPVPTGRAAQPLASAAAGTREGEGAKEAPAKQSEEREATPAAEPQQASRDAEEKKPEAAPEAKAAHAPGTATEASQEREQPAGGEAEKREGGGVVREKVESQDAAEPKKSDEEKAAEAPPSQADMDKAAAAFVKKEGGVPLEAKLADNGPELTEEQTKTFVDTQEVAQNVRKLIGLKAGSNLHLENQKLIEPDCDLSTFGPDYCAAKENPNALKLLWSLEHRKNNTYFVIALITLAFGIAVQTCIRLLEKKISEGKDQFSKEVMETAFRQIATISIVNVILWGTMQSNIAEVLDELIFGDVMPPLRDSDTVLENVSPMLEVLFEELFFVAVILLVWYVLFVIVFQCFIRQIIDWMRKTDEEEDIPMLARAAETQSHKCCGSLIGRNAIEKANFIAHRYSFADNVSNMSIPGVDPSGYYFMEYLRASLLKMGIEMIRLPNSTLFFLMVVGICLRPTFSFRLGQEAGLITGLSAACLIGMLLVWAHAKRIEKQLLPRHVPHYLVMRYHMEVGEDSRTEYLKEFMPPYKLQKQKNAWPGVCSTFVWGTTLPNKHQQLFWFWANGPTMMLRAVEATFFCQLLVLAWWVQLFRSHPATWLTFCWWANPVIALCALLQILLLKSVVYTILLALNSGMLIDPELLEKVWDLQRAENVRRTAELIDALRVQSTLFAISEGGDMFWRQLLIRSKSATRQVQEQRLSLWAGLDEEHHGEINRAKISKFLTSQGLPVRTEAAVNEFLHVFDRTHKGGLNEEEFFVMVMVVKQMLMEPLDRDAVRALFEGSYGIPWTSPVGIDLANLSKILAELRLTWSEGKKRYLLDFIGGKRGITAVSPEHFVAQLQAMEEQALNPMPEGAACGGASV; this is translated from the exons ATGGCCAGGAcgcgcccctccgcggcgctccgccgtccctccgcgcctgagGGTCCGACAGAGCTCCGCgtgccgcggtcgcgggccTCGACTGGCTGCCCAGGTCGATCCAGtttcgcagcagcagcgacgctgaACGCCCAAAACTGCTTTTGCATGCCGACTCACAaagcgccggcgtcgccttcagTCGCGTCTTTTTCAGAGAGGCGACTCACCTCAAAGACCTGTCCGCTTCTCACAGGATGCGACTCTGACGCCGAGTGCCCATTCGGCGGTTCTCGCGGCCGATATTCAAAGACCTCTTCTggcttccgcctctccttccACTCTGTCATTCTTGCCTCTCTGTTTGCTCCTCTcatcttcctctgcgtcccgCGAAacagctccgccgcgcaggcgcctcaaGTAAAATTCGACCAGCCG GCCCCGGCGCGTCGgcttccgcaggcgcgcgcgtcgaggcagGTGCGACCGTCGTCGCTGTTTCCTCCGCTGAAGGCGTCGAGGGCTGAGCCTCAGGCCAACCTTCCGCTGGCCTTTTCTTGGGACGGCGACTCCGAGGTTCGCCTGCACGAATTCGAGAGCGAGGGCGCCTGGCGgcccgccgtccgcgcgcgagacgcagagacgggcgACGGCTTTTCTGTTCACTCGCACCACCGATCCCTGCGGTCGCTCTACTCGCTGCCGTCTTTcgccctctcggcgccggcctTTGCTCAGCTTGGCGCGAGGCTGAGCGAAagccgcgaagacgaagacgatgCCCAAGAGGAGGACAAGGGTGCGCAGAGCAGCtccgagggcgaggagactgagaagggcgaagaagaggctcaggagggcgaggcgtcgcagaaggcggaggacaAGCCGGCTGGGAAATCcgaagcggaggccgcacagccggcgtctcctccgtcggTCCTCACCCCCGCTGAgtcggccgcgcccgcggcatcCGCGACAAAGCCTGCGGGGGGAGAAGCCGACAAGCACGAAACGGCACCCGAACCCGcaccagcagctgccgcagcggacaccaaggcgtcggcgtctgcctcggaAGCGAGCGCGCAAGACttgtcctctgcggcgtcgccccttGCTGCCGCAGGAGAAGCGCCTGAGAAGCCCGTTCATGTGGTTGCCAGCCTggcgcctgaggccgcgcaggaggcgcccgcgccgaaggaagaaggcgagacacacgcggaGGCTCGCGAacagggcgacgccgcagccgcagcagctgcaccgCCGATTCACACGTCGACTACGACCACAACGACTGGCACGCCCAGTGCCTTCAACGTGGAggagccgctgctggcgcccgTGCCCaccggccgcgccgcgcagccgctcgcctccgccgccgcggggaccagggagggcgaaggcgcgaaagaggcgcccgcgaagcagtccgaggagcgcgaagctacgccagccgccgagccgcagcaggcctcgagggacgcagaggagaagaagcccgaagccgcgcctgaggcgaaggcggcacaCGCGCCAGGGACGGCAACAGAGGCGTCGCAGGAAAGAGAGCAGCCTGCAGGCGgtgaagcagagaagagggaaggcggcggcgtggttCGGGAGAAAGTGGAGtcgcaggacgccgcggagcccaaGAAGtcagacgaagaaaaagctgcagaggcgcctccgTCCCAGGCGGACATGGAcaaggctgctgcagccttcGTCAAGAAGGAGGGCGGCGTGCCTCTCGAGGCGAAACTTGCGGACAACGGTCCGGAGCTCACAGAGGAGCAGACAAAGACCTTCGTGGACACGCAAG AGGTCGCGCAGAACGTCCGGAAGTTGATCGGTCTGAAGGCAGGGTCGAATCTGCACCTTGAGAATCAGAAGCTCATCGAACCG GACTGCGACCTGTCCACCTTCGGACCCGACTACTgtgcggcgaaggagaatcCGAACGCGCTGAAGCTGCTGTGGTCGCTTGAGCACCGGAAGAACAACACCTACTTTGTGATTGCGTTGATCACGCTTGCGTTCGGCATCGCGGTTCAGACTTGCATTCGGCTTCTGGAGAAGAAAATCAGCGAAGGCAAAGACCAGTTCTCCAAGGAGGTCATGGAAACCGCCTTCCGCCAGATCGCCACCATCAGCATCGTCAACGTCATCCTCTGGGGCACGATGCAGTCCAACATCGCCGAAGTCCTCGACGAGCTCATCTTCGGAGAC GTCATGCCGCCCTTGCGTGACAGCGACACAGTTCTGGAGAACGTCTCGCCGATGCTGGAAGTCCTCTTTGAAGAGCTCTTTTTCGTCGCAGTCATCCTCCTCGTTTG GTACGTGCTTTTCGTCATCGTGTTTCAGTGCTTCATTCGGCAGATCATCGACTGGATGCGGAAGAcggatgaagaagaggacatTCCGATGCTTGCGCGAGCGGCTGAGACGCAGAGCCACAAGTGCTGCGGATCCCTGATTGGGCGGAATGCCATTGAGAAGGCGAACTTCATCGCGCACAG GTACTCCTTCGCGGACAACGTCTCGAATATGAGCATCCCAGGCGTCGATCCCTCGGGCTACTACTTCATGGAGTATCTGCGTGCGAGTCTGCTCAAGATGGGCATCGAGATGATTCGCCTGCCGAATTCgacgctcttcttcctcatgGTTGTTGGCATCTGCCTGAG ACCGACATTCAGCTTCCGCCTGGGACAGGAAGCGGGGCTGATAACCGGACTTTCGGCGGCGTGCCTCATCGGAATGCTGCTCGTCTGGGCGCACGCGAAGCGAATCGAAAAGCAGCTGCTCCCGCGGCACGTGCCGCACTACCTCGTCATGCGCTACCACATGGAAGTCGGCGAAGACTCTCGCACAGAGTACCTCAAGGAGTTCATGCCGCCCTACAAACTCCAAAAGCAAAAG aACGCATGGCCCGGGGTCTGCTCGACGTTCGTCTGGGGAACCACGCTGCCGAACAAGCATCAGCAGCTCTTCTGGTTCTGGGCGAACGGCCCTACGATGATGTTGCGCGCCGTCGAG GCGACCTTCTTCTGCCAGCTCCTGGTGCTGGCGTGGTGGGTGCAGCTATTCCGGAGCCACCCGGCGACGTGGCTCACGTTCTGTTGGTGGGCGAATCCGGTCATTGCGCTCTGTGCGCTGCTTCAGATTCTGCTTCTCAAGAGTGTCGTCTACACCATCCTCCTGGCGCTAAACTCGGGCATGCTCATCGACCCCGAGCTTCTCGAGAAG GTGTGGGACTTGCAGCGAGCGGAGAACGTGCGGCGGACAGCTGAACTGATCGACGCACTGCGCGTGCAGTCGACGCTCTTCGCAAtcagcgaaggcggagacatGTTCTGGAGGCAGCTCCTAATTAG GTCCaagagcgcgacgcgccaggTGCAGGAACAGCGCTTGAGCCTCTGGGCGGGGCTCGACGAAGAGCATCACGGCGAGATCAACCGGGCGAAAATTTCAAAGTTCCTGACCTCGCAGGGACTTCCCGTCAGAACCGAGGCAGCAGTCAAT GAGTTTCTGCACGTTTTCGACCGAACGCACAAGGGCGGCCTGAACGAAGAAGAATTTTTCGTGATGGTCATGGTCGTCAAGCAGATGCTCATGGAGCCTCTGGACCGAGACGCAGTTCGA GCGCTCTTCGAGGGGAGCTACGGCATCCCCTGGACCTCGCCGGTCGGGATCGACCTGGCGAATTTGAGCAAAATTCTCGCGGAG ctgcgtctcACCTGGTCGGAGGGCAAGAAGAGGTATCTGCTGGACTTCATCGGCGGCAAGCGAGGCATCACTGCGGTTTCGCCGGAGCACTTTGTCGCGCAGCTACAGGCGATGGAGGAGCAAGCTCTCAATCCGATGCCG gaaggcgcggcgtgcggagGTGCGTCAGTGTGA